ACAACGTGCGCCGCCATGGCTTCTTTTCATGTGTTGTTTTCCCTCAGCGTCTTCCACATAGTTTCATGTATTGCCACATAGGGAGCGGCGCTCTCCGGGAAGCCTTCATTCCCGCCGAGCCGGACAAAATCCCCGTCATCTATAGAGAGATACAAGCCGTCATCGCTGCCTTTATAGCAGTATTTCTCCGTGTCCAGGAGCTCGTTCCCGCGCACAAATTTTACCATCCCTGTATAGATAGTGCTTGTAACTCCCGGAACCCTCTCTTTCGACAAGCTTTCCGTCACCACATAGACATCCATGCCGTCATAGGACGTCGCCCAGACGTCTTGGGCAAAGGTCTGCGGCATCCATAAGTATTGGACGAGCAAAGCAAGAACGACCGTCAGAAAAATCCTTTTCATGCAAACAACTCCTTTGCTGTGCATTTCCCTCATATTATCGACACTTCCGGCCGACGGCTTCCTCCCTCATGCGTGATGCCCGACTGCTTATTGATTCCTCCGCCCAAGGTTATGCGTGTCGCTGCAGAATCCGGCAGTTGATCCATACCCTTTGTATGCGATGTGACAACGGTAATCTTTTTCTTTCGCAGGTACTTCGTTATATAAAGGGTGCTCGTCCCGGAGTCGAGATAAATGACGTCTCCTGCTGCAACAAGAGAGGCAGGATAACGAGCGATGTGTTGCTTTTCATTATACCATATGCCTTGCCGGATGACGATCCTTTTCTTTTTCATCGGCACATTGCGCATGAGTGAGTACGGTTTTGCTTTAGGAAGCGCTGATAAAATAAAGTCTGTCAGATTGGTGTAGATTTTTCGTTCTGTCAAGAAGGCAACCCGGATGCAGAGTGGTGCTCTGTGGAAGAGTTGCCGACAAAGAGAGTGCGGAAAAGATACACCAAGATGATCGAGCTGAATTTATCAGTGCTTCCTTTACATCGTAAACAAAAAAGAATAGGCCGCAGCTTTGTTTTCCGGGCCGGGCTTGTATATGTCCGGCGCTGTTAAAGGGGCTTCATCCGAAGACAGGAGAATGTTTCCACGCATCGAACATATAAGTCGAACATATAAAGTGCAGAAATTTTTTGAACGAAGAAGGGACGCTGACGATAAAAAAACTTCTCCCCCTCCTCTGCGCCATACTCCTTGCCGTTTGCAGCGGGCGGACAGCACAGGCGGCCGTTGCGCTCGCGGACGGTGTGAACCCTGCCGAATTTGCACAGTTTGCGAATGAGATTTTTGAGGATCCTCACCTTATTTCCACCCTCCTATACAATGCGCGTGCCTCCGATTTGCAGAACACACCGTTTTTTCCGCACGCACGAAGAACGGCGCTGCAGCTTACTTTCACATGGAGGGGGATGATCTGTTCTATTTGAAGATGACGTTTGACGAGGACAATGAGGAGCAACTTGACGATACGAGCAGTCTGTCCGTAACAGCCTATTATGCAGCCGGGATGGCAGATGACGAAATAACTGCGCTGCAAAAGAAGAGGATGATTCGTCAGGGCCACACCTTCACCTACCGTGCCTATTGTGCCTCTGCGGAGCGCACGATTATAAAGCGCTTGGTTTTCAATGGAACGGACAGCTCCGCCACAATCTTTGCCACGAGAAACTGATTTGGCTATGCGGGTGCTTTGCCCGCCCTATAAGGGGCAGTTCCCTTCCATCGTCTGAAAGTGCCGGCTTTCACTGCGTTCAAGCCAAATTACTCTTGATCCGTCACTGCCTTAAAAAGGCGTTCATACTGCTTGCCGGTGCTGCCGCACATAAGTCATGTGCGGCAGCACTTTTATTATACCGTCTGCTTTGCATGCGGCACCGGCTCAACCCCATAATACAAAATGGGGCTGTGCACGAACAATTCCTGCACAGTCCCGTCATTTTTCCTTATTTTGCTTTATACACCCGCAGCACCTGCTCGACCGTCGCCTCCAAGTTGACTTCCGCGACTTCTCTTTTCATCGCCTCCTCAAGAGTCATGACCTGCTGCAGAATGGGGAAATAGGCATCGATACCATGCTCATTCACGGCACGCGCTCCCTCAAGCGCCGCACCGCAGAAGGCAAGTGTCAGCGCCTTGGGAGAGATTTCCTTCGCTCTTTTCGCCACGCCGACGGGCGCCTTGCCCATCGCGCTCTGATGATCCATGCGTCCTTCCCCCGTGATGAGGATATCGACGTCTTTGAGTGCTTCCTCGATGCACAGCATGTCGAGGACAAGCTCTATGCCGGGCGTGAGTTCGCCGTCGAGAAACGTGTGGAAGGCAAACCCCAATCCGCCGGCCGCACCCGCCCCTGCAAGATTCTTCCCCGATTTGCCGAGAGCTTCTTCCGCTATGTCCGCAAAATCATTAAGCGCTTTGTCGAGCTCCTCGACAAGCGCGGGAGTCGCTCCCTTCTGCGGACCATAGACAGCAGACGCTCCATTGTCTCCGCAGAGAGGGTTCGTCACATCACAGGCGATGCGGAAGCGTACCTCTTTGAGACGTGCATCCATGCCGCCTGCATCGATCGAAGCCACGCGTGCGACATCGGCACCCGTCACGCCGACTTCAGCTCCATTCGCATCATGAAATTTCGCGCCCAATGCCGTGAGCATACCGAGACCTGCTTCATTTGTGGCACTGCCTCCAATGCCGATGAGAAAATCCCTCGCACCCCTGTCGAGCGCATCGAGGATGAGCTCACCCAGACCATATGTCGTCGTGTGCAGCGGATTTCGCTTTTCCCGCGGCACCATGGGAAGTCCTGCCGCGTCCGCCATCTCAATGACGGCTGTCTTCGTCTGCGGCAGCCATCCGTATCGGCCGGATATGCGCTCCTCCAAGGGTCCTCGGACCTCCAACGTCACAATTTCGCCATGGAGCCCCTCGACAAGCGCATCCACCGTCCCCTCACCGCCGTCGGCGAGAGCATAGACGGCTGTCAAAGCCTCCGGAAAGAGACGCTTCACAGCGCGCTCGGCGGCAGCTCCCGCCTCCAGCGACGACATACTGCCCTTAAAGGAATCAATGGCGATTGTAACTTTCATGTCAGCCTCCTGCACCCAATACCGGTATGTTGAATATAATCGGCACATACATATATATCAAGAGTATTATAAACTCTAAGACGAGATATGGGAAGACCTTTTTGGAGACTGCGCCGACGGAAGCTCCCGTAATACTTGATGCCACAAATATGTTGACCGCCATCGGAGGCGTAATCATGCCGATCGATGTGTTGACAATGATGAGCAGCCCGAGAACGACAGGATCCACTCCCAGCGCCACGGCAATCGGCAGAAGGATCGGTGTGACGAGCAGGATGATGGACTGCGTCTCCAGGAACATGCCGAGAAAGAGCAGTAGAAGGTTCATGACCAGGAGGATGATGAACTTCTCGCTAAAGATCGCCATGATGGTCGTCGAGAGAATCGTGGGGATATTTTCCGTCGTCATGAACCAACTGAAAGGCGCAGACATGGAGACGACAAAGAGCACAATCGCGGACGACACACAGCTGTCGGCGAAAATCTTGTAGAGCTTCTTCCAGTTGAGCTCATTGAAGACGAACTTCGAAACAACTAATGCATAGACACAAGCGACCGCCGCCGATTCTGTCGGTGTGAATACCCCCGAGTAGATACCGCCGAGGATGATGATCGGCATCAGGAGCGCAAGAAAAGCATCCTTAAAGCGAACGATGTACTCCTTTGCCGGGTAGGATGTCATATCCGGCGAATCAAACTTCTTACAGCGGATCATGTTGAATATGCAGAGACCAAGAATCAGCATGATACCGGGCACCCACCCGCCGAGGAACATCGCCGTGACGGAGACGCCGGCCGTGACCGCATAGGTAACCATGCCGATCGATGGGGGTATGACAACGCCGAGCGTACCGGAGGAGGCCGCAATTGCCGCCGTCGTGTCTATAGGGTAGCCCTTCTTTATCATTTTTGGAGCCGTGATACTTCCAATCGCCGCAACCGTCGCTGGATTCGATCCTGAAATTGCGCCGAAGAAACCGGAAGCGACGACCGAGATACAGGCTAAACGCCCCGGCAATCGCCTTAAGAGCAGCTCGATAAAACCGATCAGTCGATCGGAGATTCCTCCCTCCGCCATGATATTGCCGGCGAGAATAAAGAACGGCACCGCCATGAGCGTGAAGCTGTCAAGCTGTGTGAACATGCGTGTCGGCACCGCTGCCAGATACTGCATATTGTCAGTAGCAAACATGGCGATCGCTGCCGCCAGGCCGAGACTGATGGCAATCGGCACCCCGATAAAGAGCATCAGGAAAAGTACAGCAAAAAGAATACCTGCTATTTCCATTACGTCTCCTCCCCTTTCTCAGGTATATGCCGCAGCACGCGATAAGTGTAGAAGATGGCCATCAAGAGAATCCCGATAGGGATCAAAGCGTATACGATGCCCAACGGCAGTTTAAGCATAGGAGACAGCTTGCCTTGGCTGAGCATCTTCTCCACGACCACATAGCCGTAGTTCGCTAAAAAGATGGCGAAAGCATCCAATAAAACAGCGGTTAATATACGAAAACCGCGTATAACCTTCGGACTGCTCTTAAAAATCAGCGGAACGAGTTCAACGACAAAGTGCTTTTCCTGCAGCGAAGCAAGCATAAGTCCGAGATAGACGATTGCCACCATGCAGTATCTTGCAAACTCTTCGCTCCAAGGAATGGAAAACAACATCGTATATCGTCCGCATGTCGCTAAGAACACGACTGCCACCATAAGCACCATGCAAACGACGGATATCTTCTCAACTCCACCGGCAAAGATACGAATGATTTTATCCATAAGGCACCTCGCAAAATAGAGAAAAGGTGAAGATGGAAGGGGGGCTGCCATCTCCACCTAATTCTTTGATGTTCTTATTTCGTTGCTGCCTGAATACGAGCCAGAAGATCCTGATCAATATTCAGAGAAGCATCGTTATAGACGCTCTTAACGGTCTCTTTCCACTCCGCCTTGTTGACGTCCGTAATAATGATGCCCTTCGACTCCATTTCAGCTCTTGCTCCGGCATCGATTTCCTGTGAAATCCTGCGCTGCTCACCCTTAGCGTATTGAGCCGCCTCGTCGAACCACTTCTTCTGCTCGTCGGTGAACCCGTTGTACTTGCCCTCGTTAATCATGAGAACGCAAGGGCTGTAGAAGAGATCGATCATCGAGATGTACTTTTGCACCTCATAGACTTTCGCCGTAAGGATGATGGCCAGGGGATTTTCCTGCCCGTCAACCGTCCCCTGCTGAAGCGCGGAGAAAATTTCGCCCCAAGCCATCGCTGTCGGTGTGCTTCCAAGCGCAGCGTAGGTTGCCATGTGCGAATGATTTTCCATCGTACGGATCTTCATGCCCTGCAGATCTGCCGGTGTCTTGATTTCCTTTTTATTGTTTGTGACTTCACGAAAACCGTTCTCCCAAAATCCGACAGCTTTGATCCCCGTTCCGTCAAATTCAGCCAGAAGACCGTCACCGATCGGACTGTCAAAAACCTTGTAAGCCTGCTCACGATTTTCGAAGAGATACGGCAGATCGAGCGTGCTCCAGTTTGCCGTGTTCTTCGAGAACGCAGGAATCGGTCCTGTAGAAGAGAGTACCATGTCCTGCGTGCCGTTCGATACGGCATCCATCATGTCACTCTCACCGCCGAGCGCGGAGTTCGGATAGATGTCAAGCGTCATCGTGCCGCCGGAAAGCTCCTCCAGCTTCTGCTGCATCGCCTGCAGTCCCTTTACATAATGTCCGTCGGGTGCTGTCGTGACGCCGACCTTCAAGTGTATCGAGGCTTCTTTCTTGCCTAGAAGCTGCGTACCCTCTTTTTTGTCGGCCGGTGCATTCGAGGCGCCGCTGCCGCCCTCACCACCACAGCCTGCAAAGACAACTGCAACAACCGCCGTCATGAGAAGCGCGAGCCATTTCTTTTTCATGTCCAACTTCCTTTCTTTACATACCTGATTTTCTATGAATCTCCAAACGTTCAAGGACAGCATAGACCGATGGATACGTTTCGTAAAGTGCTGCAACCCCATTTACGACGTGGATGCTTGCACGTGCAGTTCACTATGACCTTTTGCAGGAGATTCCGACAGAATTTATACCTGCGGGTTTTCCGGATGAAGCATTGTCTGGATTGCCTTGTCCAGAATTTCATCATCCCAAATCCTCTTCCAATCGTCACGAAGAACGAGGCGATTGCCTATGCCGATAGCAACCTTGCAGGCATCCGACACCGGAGGATTGCCCGGCAGGTAGCCGAGGAAATTGGCAGAAAGATTGAAGATATGTCCCGTGAGGAAGGAAACCGCCGCTTCCCTCGGAATGCCGCGGCGAACAGCCTCGTCGACCGTCTCCGCCATCGCGTAGAGCGTCGATGCGCCGAGAATTTCAACGAGCGTCGGCTCCAGAAACGCAATCTGCTCCGAGGTCATGATGAAAGCATTATCCGCGCGATACATCGCCTTTGCCGTCTTCTGCATGAGTTCGAACTTATCGTCCTCGCCGTTGATCTTGCTCATGACGATATCCTGATGTCCGCCCTCGCCGCCGAAACGATCTTCGAATGCTTCCTTCTCTTTTTGCCACTTGAAGTACGAAGGATGGCAGGGATGTGCAACGCCAAACGTGCAATCATCTCGAAGCGTAAGCTCCTTGGCGACCGCTGCCGCGGGGTCGAGAATCAGGAACGCAGTGCCCGGTTTCAGCTGAGGGACATACTCTGCAGAGAGCTTTTTAATAAGCGTATCCGGCACGGCGAAGATGACGACCTCCGCAAAGGCAAGCGCTTCCTCAACAGGCGTTACCTTTAAACCGCGCTCTTTTTCAATGCGTTCCACTGCCGGCGGGAATGTCTCGACTAGCTTGACCTCAAACTCATCCGCAAAATGTGTAACGAGATTGTTCGATGTTCGAGTTCCCATCTTACCGCCGGCACCGATAACGGCAACCTTAATCTTACTCATATAGCGTTTCCTCCTTAAAAGACGTACTTATCGTTTAGGCGACAGAGCAAGATCAAATCTTCCCCAGCGCCTTTTTTACCACCTGCGTGATATTCTCTACACTGAAGCCCATATGATCTCCGAGCTCTTTAGCCGGGCCCGATTCCGCATAGTCCTCAAGCGCGATTCTCTTTACCTTTACAGGTCTGTTTTCTGTAGCCAGACGACTGATATAGGAGCCTAACCCCCCATTGATATTGTGATCCTCGACGGTGACGACGAGATCCGTCTTCGCCATTTCCTCGAGAATTTTATCCGGATTCTTTCCGTAGAGGATATTGATATCCGCGACAGTGACCTTTACGCCGGCCTTATTGAGAGCTTCCCCCGCAGCCAGGACGCGGTCGAGTACAAATCCGTTGGACAGTAAGAGCGCCTCTGTGCCGTACTCTTTGAGGACGGTAATACCGTCTTTAGAAAAGGGTGCATCGAGCGGGAAAACATCCTCTTCGCGGCCGGAACCTCCGCGAATGTAAACAGGCCCCTCAATCTCCGCTGCATACAGTGTCGCATGATAGAGCTGGTTGCCGTCCGCCGGTGTCAAAACGGTAAAATTCGGCAAGCTCGTCACGAATGAGAGATCTTCGTAGAACTGGTGCGTTACGCCCTCACGTTCACCGCCCAAACATCCCGCGTTAAAACCGGCGAACTTGACATTGAGATTCGTATAGCCGACGAAGGTGCGCATCTGTTCGCCTGCTCGCATGGTGATAAATCCGCAATATGTTCCGACAAAGGGAATCGCCCCTGTTGTTGCCATCCCGGCGGCGACGTCGACAGCCGCCTGCTCGGCAATGCCCGTCTCCACATAGCGCGTCGGATACTTTTCCGCTAGGGGAACCCCCCGCATGGATTTTAACGCGTCAGGGTAGACGCCATAGACATCCTTGCCGTTATCTGCCAGTTCCATCATCGCTGCCGCGAAAGCTTCACGAGTTCCTTTGAATGTAGCCATTTCATTCCCCTCCCAACTCTTTCTGCACCGTCGCCCACTGCTCATCAGTAGGCAAGTTCTTATGCCAGGAATTGTCGTTTTCCATGAAGGAAACGCCCTTTCCTTTTATCGTGCGACATATGATTGCATGCGGCTGTCCTTTTTTGCCCTTCGCGATCCGAATAGCGGATTTGATCTCATCTATGTTGTGTCCGTCGATCTCCTGCGTATGCCATCCGAAAGCTCGGAAGCGATCCGCCGGATTGTTGATGCCGATGGTGTATTCAATCGTTTTGTAGCTCTGCCATCCGTTCATGTCGACAAAGACGACGAGATTGTCGAGTTTGTGCCCCGTACCGACATTGACGCCTTCCCATATAACACCTTCCTGCAACTCACCGTCGCCGCAGATGACGTATGTGTAGTAATCCCTGTTATGCGCTTTTGCCGCGATCGCCATACCGGCGCCGATGGCAATACCGTTGCCCAGCGACCCGGTCGTCATATCGATGCCGGGGACACCGCTGTGCATCGAGGGATGTCCCTGAAAGATGCTGCCCAGAGCGCGCAGGTTAAAGTGCTCCACCTTCGGCTGCAGATACCCGCGCTCGTTGAGTGCCGCGTACCAAATAGGCGTCGCGTGCCCTTTCGAAAGAATGAAGCGATCTCGATCCTCCCAGTTCGGATTCTTGGGATCAATGTTCATCGTGTCAAAGTAGAGTGTCGTCACAATATCAGCGCACGATAGAGCAGGTCCGGGATGTCCGTCCTTCCCTTCATATATCATGCGAACCGCTTCATAGCGCAGCCTTTTTGCCTTCTTTTCAAGATCCGCTGTCTCCATGAGAAATCCTCCTTCACAAAAACCACATAATCACGCGCTTGTTATAAGTCGTCTGATGTCTTCTGTGTTGTATTTTATACTCGTATGTTCAGGATTGTCAAGTATTTTTTGAAAATTTTCTTAACTCGATTTAACAATAAAAATAGGAGCCGTCATGCGCTCCATCTATAAAAAACAATAAATGAGCACACGACGGTCTCCTATCAATTATCGGACGCCTCCCAAGGCTGCAGCGAATAGCTGACGACATTGGCGATGGAATACGTGTCTCTCTTTTCAATCAAATCATAGATTCTTTGATGACTGTCCAACACTCGCATTGCTGATTGTCTTCTATGTGAAACCGCAATGGAGAGATGAATATAGTCGATCAGACTTTGATATATATTGCGCAGCACTTGATTCTTGGACGCTTTGGCGAGGAGCTTATGAAACGCCATATCGTTTTTGAGCAGGCGCTCTTTGTCATAATGACTCTCTGCTGCTATGGACTTCAGCTCCTGCACATTTTCCTTGAGCAGCAGACGTTCTTTTTCGTTCCGGTTATAATTCTTTAAAACTTGCTCAAGAATATCGATCTCAATGATACGTCGAAGTTCTTCAACATTTTCTTTATCCGGACTGGCCAAGAGCAGATGATAAAACAGCGTATCATAGACCGCATGATTTTCGCCATCGGACATAAATGTCCCGATGCCATGACGCATTTCGACAAGCCCCTGTGCCGATAAAATTTTCAATCCCTCGCGCAGCGAGCTTCGCCCCACGCCGAAGAGCTCACACAGCTCATTTTCATTGGGCAATCGCTCACCGGCTTTCAGATTTCCTTTGCGAATTGCTTCCTTGATTCCACGTACAACGATTTCTGTAGCGGATTGCGCCTCATAGCGCACATCGGTTGTGATTTCCTTCTTTTCCTGCATCATATTGTATCTTTTCAACTTTCCTGATCCTTATGGCACGGTTTCTACCTAATATATTAATATAGCCGAACTCTCCTGTTTTTACAAATACATATTTGCAAAAACTCGTACATTTCGAATATATCAAAGGGCTTCCTATACTCTCTATAGACCGGAACACGGTGAGAGTACGTGTTCTGTTCATCTGTTATTTCAAGTGCAGCTTCTTTGCTGCATTGCGCGGCGGACATGTCATTGTGAACGATGTACGAACGGCAGAAATACAACGTCGTCTCGCAGCGGAAACGGGATATATAATTCCTCTTTACCTCAGACTATTATAATAAGCAAAAAAACATCTAGGAAAAAAGATTTATTTGTGATAATATGTGGTGTACAAAACTAAGAATACTTTTGCGAATGGTTGTGTCACCTTAAAATACGTTTTGTCGTCACGGCTTCCGAAGGAATTCCACGGATATAGAAAGGTCGAGTTTACAGATCATGAAACACAGAGTTTCGGACGCACGAAAGTGCAGCCCCCTACCCTTTGTTGTCGGGTTCACTTTGCTTGGAGCGGCGTATGCTCCTCTTTGCGCGGAAGCCGGAACGAGCTTGAACGCATCCGGCGAGGAACAGTCCGCCATGATGCGCGCGGCTGCGGGTGAAGCGCCGATGATGCGCACAAGCGCTGCCGATGTGCCGGCGACCGTCGGCACGGAGGAAGACTTTCCCTCCGCCGGACGAGCGGACGTGGAAAGCATCGCCGCAGAACAAATAGAGGAAGAAGCCATCTTCGTTCACGCCTACACGTTTTCCGGCGAGAATCCCGTGACGGACACGGAGCTTCGCAAGCTGCTCCAAGAGCACACGCGCAAGTATGCGACACTCGCCGACCTCGAGTCACAGACGGCGGAAGTCACAAAGTACCTGCGCTCCAAAGGCTATTTTGTCGCCTTTGCTTATCTGGCGCCGCAGTCGTTTGCGGAAGGCGTTGTGGATTTCACCATTGTGCCGGGCCATTACGACAAAATCATTATAAATAATCATTCTTACTTAAAAGAGAATGCCATTCGTCGTGAAATAGGAATCGCCGCCGGTGATCTCATAAAGAAGAATCCTCTAAATCGCGGCATCTGGCTGACGAACGATCTCTCCCGCGTCGAGGCGCGCACGCAGATCAAGGCGGGCAGTCGTCAAGGCACGTCGGACATGGTCGTCGACGTGCAGAACAAGGGCAATCGCATGTGGGGCTACGTCGGTGTCGACAACGGCGGCTACCGCTATACAGGCCGTTACCAGTACAGTGCCTTCTTCAACTACGCAAGTCCCTTCCGCGAGGGCGATCTCCTCTCTCTCGGCGGTATCGTGTCAAACGACGGCATGTGGTCCGGCTCGGCCTCCTACTCGACGCCGATCATCCATCAGGGCGAGCGCATCGGCATCAGCTACGCGCGTTCGCACTACACACTGGGCGGCGCCTTTTCCATGCTCGACTATACGGGCACGTCGGAGACCCTGAGTCTCTGGTGGCAGCACAATTTTCAAAGAAGCCGCAGCTTCAACCTGTACGGTACCATTCGCTTCGACATGAAGGATCTCAACGACGAGGCGAAGCGAATGGATTACAAAAACCCGAAAAGCACGAATAATTGGGTCGTCGGCATAAACGGAGACAGCCTCGATCAAGTCTGGGGCGGCGGACGCAGCACGTTCTCACTCAACTACACGCGCGGCAACCTCTCGATCGACGATCGGCTGCAGCGTGAATACGACGCCATGACGACAAAGACGGCAGGCCGCTTCGGCAAGTGGAATCTCCATCTTACGCGCCTGCAGAATATAGGCGACCGTCTGGCTCTCTACCTGAGCTATGACCGCCAATGGGCGACGAAGAACCTCGACGCCTCGGAGAAGTTCTCGCTCGGAGGTCCGTACGGCGTACGCGCCTACCCTGTCGGAGAGGCGTCGGGTGACGACGGCTGGCGCTGGACGACGGAGCTCCGCTGGAATCTGCCGACGCGTGAGGGCGATGAAAACATCTGGCAGCTCATTGCCTTTGTCGACGGCGGTCATGTAAAGTTTTACCACGATCCTTACGACCGGGGAAAGGCGGGCCGCGGCCTTTACGGCGCCGGCATCGGCGTGAACTGGAGCAACGAATCGAACTGGGTCGCGCACCTGCACTACGCATGGAAGATCGGCCACGAAAAGGCGCTTTCCGACACGGATCGAAACGGCAGATTCTGGTTCCAGCTTTACAAGTTTTTCTAGGGAATCGCTGATAAGAAGTGCGGGCAAAAAGATGTGCCGAGATGATCGGGCTGCATTTATCAGTGCTTCCATATAATACATATGCATAAAAGCGAGCGGTCGGCATGACCCTCGAGTACGAAATACATTTCACACGATATTAAAGGAGAAATATCATGCGCTTCACGAAAAAATACAAACGTGCGAAGAGCGAGCACGGCTCAACCGATCCCTTCCTGCTGCGCTTGCGGGAAAATGTGCGCCGCGCCCTTGTGACCGGTGCGGGAGCGATGGCTGCCGGCGCCGTACTCGTGAGCACGAGCGGAGCCGTCTACGCGCTGCCGCAGGGCGGCGAGGTCGCGGCGGGCTCGGCGCAAATCGCCGCGTCGCAGGCGGAGATGTCCATCCATCAGACTTCGCAGAACGCCGTCATCAACTGGAACAGCTTCAGCATCGCGGCGGGCGAGCGCGTAGACATATTACAGCCGAATGCACAGGCGGCGCTTTTGAACCGCGTCCTCGGCAGCAGCCCGTCCGAAATCTTCGGCGTCCTGCAGGCGAACGGACGCGTCTTCCTCGTCAACCCCGCCGGCGTCTTTTTCGCGCCGGGCGCGCAGGTCGACGCAGGCGCTCTCGTCGCCTCGACAATGAACATCACAAACGCCGACTTCATGGCGGGCAGATACGCCTTCATCAGCACACCGCAGGACGGCAGCGTCATCAACCGGGGCGAGCTCCGCGCGAAGGAAGCGGGCGCCATCGCACTCCTCGGCAAGGACGTCGTCAATGAGGGCGTCATCGTCGCCAAGAAGGGCACGGTGACACTCGCGGCAGGCGGCGAGGTCTCTCTCGACTTCAGCGGCGACGGCAGAGTGGAGGTCGTGCCGTCGAAGGCTGCCGTCGAGCAGGCAGTCACGAACAGAGGTCTCGTCGAAGCCGACGGAGGCCTTGTCTTCATGTCCGCGGCAACGGGCGATGCCCTGACGTCTTCCGCCGTCAATCAGGAGGGCATTGTACGCGCAGGAAGTCTCGGCGGAGCAAAGGGCGTAATCCGCATGACGGCGAACGATGTGCGTCTTGCGGCGGGCAGTGTGACGGACGCGAGCGGCGCTTCGGGCGGCACGGTCGAGATCGGCGGCGGCTGGCAGGGCTCGGGCGATCTCTCGCACGCGCAGAACGTCACCATTGACCGCGGCGCGGCTGTGCGTGCCGATGCGGTGCAGACAGGCGGCGCGGGCGGCACGGTCGCCGTATGGTCGGACGGCATGACGAAGTTCTCGGGCGAGATCACGGCACGCGGCAATGGCACGGGCACGGGCGGGGCGGTTGAGACATCAGGCGCGAAGGTGCAGATTACGGGACGCGTCGACGCTTCATCATCAGCGGGCAAGAGCGGAGAGTGGCTCATCGACCCGGGCGATGTCATCATCAAGAACCTCACGGGCACCGAAACGGCGTCGGACACGCTCATCGATGTGCAGAGTGTCAAGAACACGTTGAACGGCGGCACGTCGACGACGGTGCAGACGACAGCCGGAAATAACGATTACAGCCTGACCGTGCAGGATGCCATACAGAAGACGGCGGGCGGCGATGCGACGCTGACCTTGAAGGCGACGGGCAGCATCGCCGTCAATGC
This portion of the Selenomonas sp. TAMA-11512 genome encodes:
- a CDS encoding transketolase produces the protein METADLEKKAKRLRYEAVRMIYEGKDGHPGPALSCADIVTTLYFDTMNIDPKNPNWEDRDRFILSKGHATPIWYAALNERGYLQPKVEHFNLRALGSIFQGHPSMHSGVPGIDMTTGSLGNGIAIGAGMAIAAKAHNRDYYTYVICGDGELQEGVIWEGVNVGTGHKLDNLVVFVDMNGWQSYKTIEYTIGINNPADRFRAFGWHTQEIDGHNIDEIKSAIRIAKGKKGQPHAIICRTIKGKGVSFMENDNSWHKNLPTDEQWATVQKELGGE
- a CDS encoding GntR family transcriptional regulator, encoding MKRYNMMQEKKEITTDVRYEAQSATEIVVRGIKEAIRKGNLKAGERLPNENELCELFGVGRSSLREGLKILSAQGLVEMRHGIGTFMSDGENHAVYDTLFYHLLLASPDKENVEELRRIIEIDILEQVLKNYNRNEKERLLLKENVQELKSIAAESHYDKERLLKNDMAFHKLLAKASKNQVLRNIYQSLIDYIHLSIAVSHRRQSAMRVLDSHQRIYDLIEKRDTYSIANVVSYSLQPWEASDN
- a CDS encoding ShlB/FhaC/HecB family hemolysin secretion/activation protein, which codes for MMRAAAGEAPMMRTSAADVPATVGTEEDFPSAGRADVESIAAEQIEEEAIFVHAYTFSGENPVTDTELRKLLQEHTRKYATLADLESQTAEVTKYLRSKGYFVAFAYLAPQSFAEGVVDFTIVPGHYDKIIINNHSYLKENAIRREIGIAAGDLIKKNPLNRGIWLTNDLSRVEARTQIKAGSRQGTSDMVVDVQNKGNRMWGYVGVDNGGYRYTGRYQYSAFFNYASPFREGDLLSLGGIVSNDGMWSGSASYSTPIIHQGERIGISYARSHYTLGGAFSMLDYTGTSETLSLWWQHNFQRSRSFNLYGTIRFDMKDLNDEAKRMDYKNPKSTNNWVVGINGDSLDQVWGGGRSTFSLNYTRGNLSIDDRLQREYDAMTTKTAGRFGKWNLHLTRLQNIGDRLALYLSYDRQWATKNLDASEKFSLGGPYGVRAYPVGEASGDDGWRWTTELRWNLPTREGDENIWQLIAFVDGGHVKFYHDPYDRGKAGRGLYGAGIGVNWSNESNWVAHLHYAWKIGHEKALSDTDRNGRFWFQLYKFF